A window of the Eulemur rufifrons isolate Redbay chromosome 6, OSU_ERuf_1, whole genome shotgun sequence genome harbors these coding sequences:
- the AASDHPPT gene encoding L-aminoadipate-semialdehyde dehydrogenase-phosphopantetheinyl transferase → MVFPAKRFCLVPSMEGVRWAFSCGTWLPSRAEWLLAVRSIQPEEKERIGQFVFARDAKAAMAGRLMIRKLVAEKLNIPWNNIRLQRTAKGKPVLAKDSLNPYPNFNFNISHQGDYAVLAAEPELQVGIDIMKTSFPGRGSISEFFHIMKRKFTNKEWETIRSFNDEWTQLDMFYRNWALKESFIKAIGVGLGFELQRLEFDISPLNLDIGQVYRETRLFLDGEEEKEWAFEESKIDEHHFVAVALRKPDGSRHQEVPSQDDSKPTQRKFTILTFNDLIASAVPMTPEDPSFWDCFCFTEEILIRNGGDC, encoded by the exons ATGGTTTTCCCAGCCAAGCGGTTCTGCTTGGTGCCATCCATGGAGGGCGTGCGCTGGGCCTTTTCCTGCGGCACTTGGCTGCCGAGCCGAGCAGAATGGCTGCTGGCAGTGCGATCGATCCAGCCGGAGGAAAAGGAGCGCATTGGCCAGTTCGTCTTCGCCCGGGACGCTAAGGCAGCCATG GCTGGTCGTCTGATGATAAGGAAATTAGTCGCAGAGAAATTGAATATCCCTTGGAATAATATCCGTTTGCAAAGAACTGCAAAAGGAAAACCAGTTCTTGCAAAGGACTCATTGAATCCTTACCCCAATTTCAACTTTAACATCTCTCATCAAGGGGACTATGCGGTGCTTGCTGCTGAACCTGAACTACAAGTTGGAATTGATATAATGAAGACTAGTTTTCCAG GTCGTGGTTCAATCTCAGAATTCTTTCATATTATGAAAAGAAAGTTCACCAACAAAGAATGGGAAACAATCAGAAGCTTTAACGATGAATGGACTCAGTTGGATATGTTTTATAGGAATTGG GCACTGAAAGAAAGCTTCATAAAAGCCATTGGTGTTGGACTAGGATTTGAATTGCAACGGCTTGAATTTGATATATCTCCATTAAACTTGGATATAGGCCAAGTTTATAGAGAAACACGATTGTTCTTGgatggggaggaagaaaaagaatgggCATTTGAG gaaagcAAAATAGATGAACACCATTTTGTTGCAGTAGCTCTTAGGAAACCCGATGGATCTAGACATCAGGAG gtTCCATCGCAAGATGATTCTAAACCAACCCAGAGGAAATTTACTATTCTCACCTTTAATGATTTAATAGCATCTGCTGTTCCCATGACACCTGAAGATCCTTCATTTTGGGACTGCTTTTGCTTCACAGAAGAAATTCTCATACGAAATG GAGGAGACTGTTGA